Proteins found in one Gordonia sp. PDNC005 genomic segment:
- the panD gene encoding aspartate 1-decarboxylase gives MNRTLVNGKIHRATVTQADLHYVGSITIDADLMAAADLVEGEQVSVVDITNGARLETYAITGESGSGRICINGAAAHLVNPGDLVIIMSYGQFSEAEVVVHEPKVVHVDADNRIVALGNDPAEPVPGAVDQFASR, from the coding sequence ATGAACCGCACCCTTGTGAACGGCAAGATCCATCGCGCCACTGTGACCCAGGCGGACTTGCACTACGTGGGATCAATCACCATCGACGCCGACCTGATGGCGGCGGCCGATCTGGTCGAGGGCGAGCAGGTGAGCGTCGTCGACATCACCAACGGCGCTCGTCTTGAGACCTACGCCATCACCGGAGAATCCGGATCCGGCCGCATCTGCATCAACGGAGCCGCCGCCCACCTGGTGAATCCGGGCGATCTTGTCATCATCATGTCGTACGGCCAGTTCTCCGAGGCAGAGGTCGTCGTGCACGAGCCCAAGGTTGTGCACGTCGATGCCGACAATCGCATCGTCGCACTGGGCAACGATCCCGCGGAGCCGGTTCCCGGCGCCGTCGATCAGTTCGCGTCACGCTGA
- a CDS encoding ATP-dependent DNA ligase, whose translation MLLSELVAAASTVAATRSRLAKTRALADVVGRLEPHEAVAAVGLILGRPRQGRLGIGWRTLSKARPQPGPGSVLTVTDVDAAFQTLAGAHGTGSAAVRAQTLDGLLGRADVAEQDYLMRVMIGEMRTGALEGVLLDAAALATDTPKEIVRRAAMLSGDLGATVRAALSGADLRAVDLTPGVPVQPMLAGSAPTAGEATEGMGASSVEYKLDGARLQVHRVGGVVTAYTRSLADITDRVPDIAALVATFPGGDLVLDGETLALDESGAARPFQDTMSGLGRDAASALHVWFFDVLYGDGRSLIDEPLSIRREVLMRVAGEHVIGGSVLPGADPAAAQIVLGEALARGHEGIVVKSLDSVYAAGRRGANWVKVKPVYTYDLVVLAVERGSGRRSGWLSNLHLGARDPDGEFGEPGGFVMVGKTFKGLTDETLRWQTAHFPTIATGEDGHVMHVRPETVVEIAIDGVQRSTRYPGGAALRFARVKRYRTGVDAKPPSEADTIGTIRRLLPG comes from the coding sequence ATGCTGCTCAGCGAACTCGTCGCCGCGGCGTCGACGGTGGCCGCCACTCGCTCCAGGCTGGCGAAGACACGGGCCTTGGCAGACGTCGTCGGGCGACTCGAGCCACACGAAGCCGTCGCTGCCGTCGGGCTCATCCTCGGGCGTCCGCGCCAAGGCCGACTCGGCATCGGGTGGCGGACACTGAGCAAGGCACGGCCCCAGCCGGGGCCTGGGTCGGTGCTCACAGTGACAGATGTCGACGCGGCCTTCCAGACACTCGCCGGAGCACACGGCACCGGGTCGGCTGCCGTGCGCGCACAGACGCTCGACGGATTGCTCGGCCGAGCCGACGTCGCCGAACAGGACTATCTGATGCGCGTCATGATCGGCGAGATGCGAACGGGAGCGCTGGAAGGAGTGCTCCTCGACGCCGCCGCACTGGCGACCGACACACCGAAGGAGATCGTCCGTCGCGCGGCGATGCTCAGCGGTGACCTCGGCGCCACTGTCCGCGCGGCACTGTCGGGCGCCGACCTCAGGGCCGTCGATCTGACGCCCGGCGTCCCAGTCCAGCCGATGCTGGCCGGATCGGCTCCGACCGCTGGTGAGGCGACAGAGGGCATGGGTGCGTCGTCCGTCGAGTACAAGCTCGACGGCGCGCGGCTACAGGTGCACCGCGTGGGCGGTGTGGTCACCGCTTACACGCGGAGCCTCGCCGACATCACCGATCGAGTCCCAGACATCGCTGCGCTGGTTGCGACCTTCCCCGGAGGCGACCTGGTTCTCGACGGGGAGACGCTTGCACTCGACGAGTCCGGTGCTGCGCGCCCCTTCCAGGACACGATGAGCGGACTCGGTCGGGATGCCGCGTCTGCTTTGCACGTGTGGTTCTTCGACGTCCTGTACGGCGACGGGCGGTCGTTGATCGACGAACCGCTGTCCATTCGACGCGAGGTGCTCATGCGGGTCGCCGGCGAGCACGTCATCGGCGGGTCGGTCCTGCCCGGTGCCGATCCGGCCGCGGCGCAGATCGTGCTCGGCGAGGCCTTGGCGCGAGGCCACGAGGGGATCGTGGTGAAGTCGCTCGACTCGGTGTACGCAGCTGGACGACGCGGTGCGAACTGGGTCAAGGTGAAACCCGTCTACACCTACGACCTCGTGGTGCTCGCCGTTGAGCGCGGCTCGGGCCGTCGGTCGGGGTGGCTGTCGAACCTCCATCTCGGAGCGCGCGATCCGGACGGCGAGTTCGGCGAGCCGGGTGGATTCGTCATGGTCGGCAAGACGTTCAAAGGACTCACCGACGAGACGCTCCGCTGGCAGACCGCTCACTTCCCGACGATCGCCACCGGCGAAGACGGCCACGTGATGCACGTTCGTCCCGAGACCGTCGTCGAGATCGCGATCGACGGTGTGCAGCGGTCGACTCGATATCCCGGCGGGGCCGCGCTTCGCTTCGCCCGGGTCAAGCGGTACCGCACCGGCGTGGACGCGAAACCGCCGTCCGAGGCCGACACCATCGGCACGATACGGCGGCTGCTGCCCGGCTGA
- a CDS encoding SidA/IucD/PvdA family monooxygenase — protein MRTDPSSVIDIVGIGFGPSNLGLAIAIEEHNSTAPQADRLTATFVESKHAFAWHPGMLLPGTTMQISFLKDLVTQRNTTSEFSFLSYLADRGRMAHFINHQTFFPTRREFHDYLGWAEKKVSADVRYGARATAVAEADGHLVVEATGPNGPITLNARNVVVAGGLRESLPEGVTSSARQFHNHRLLDHLDGLPSTRHNRFLVVGAGQSAAEVVEYLHDNYLDAEVHNVFAKYGYVPADDSPYANRIFDATAVDDFYSADEAQRASLLNYHRSTNYSCVDLDLIRELYRREYAEHVDGDRRLFMRGASKLVGSDETDDDVQVTIENLLTGDAETMAVDAVVYATGFTPTDLSSLLGDLVEPDQANGGVDRDYRVVTTRPISGAVYTQGGTEHTHGLTSSLLSNIAIRSGEILESVLSARAFSRTA, from the coding sequence ATGCGAACCGACCCGTCAAGCGTTATCGACATCGTGGGCATCGGATTCGGGCCGTCGAATCTCGGCTTGGCGATCGCGATCGAAGAACACAACAGCACGGCGCCGCAGGCGGATCGGCTCACCGCGACATTCGTCGAGTCGAAACATGCGTTCGCATGGCATCCGGGCATGCTGCTCCCCGGAACGACCATGCAGATCTCCTTCCTCAAAGACCTCGTCACACAACGCAACACGACGAGTGAGTTCTCGTTCTTGAGCTATCTCGCGGACCGGGGCAGGATGGCCCACTTCATCAACCATCAGACGTTCTTCCCCACGCGACGAGAGTTCCACGACTACCTCGGGTGGGCTGAGAAGAAGGTGTCGGCCGACGTTCGCTACGGCGCCAGGGCCACCGCCGTCGCGGAGGCCGACGGTCACCTCGTCGTCGAGGCGACCGGACCGAACGGGCCGATCACGCTGAACGCACGAAACGTGGTCGTAGCCGGTGGCCTGCGCGAATCGCTGCCCGAGGGAGTCACCTCCTCGGCTCGCCAGTTCCACAATCATCGCCTTCTCGATCACCTCGACGGGTTGCCGTCGACTCGGCACAACCGCTTCCTCGTGGTCGGTGCAGGCCAGAGTGCGGCGGAGGTCGTCGAGTACCTGCACGACAACTACCTCGACGCCGAGGTTCACAACGTGTTCGCGAAGTACGGGTACGTGCCCGCCGACGACAGTCCGTATGCGAACCGGATATTCGACGCCACCGCTGTCGACGACTTCTACTCGGCCGATGAAGCTCAGCGCGCTTCGCTCCTCAACTACCACCGTTCGACCAACTACTCGTGCGTTGATCTTGACCTCATTCGGGAGTTGTACCGCCGTGAGTACGCCGAACACGTCGATGGAGACCGGCGACTGTTCATGCGCGGTGCATCCAAACTCGTCGGCTCGGATGAGACCGACGACGACGTGCAGGTCACGATCGAGAACCTGCTCACCGGCGATGCGGAGACGATGGCCGTGGACGCGGTGGTGTACGCGACCGGCTTCACGCCCACCGACCTGAGCAGCCTGCTCGGCGACCTGGTGGAGCCTGATCAGGCGAACGGGGGAGTCGATCGCGACTACCGCGTCGTCACGACTCGGCCCATCTCGGGAGCCGTCTACACCCAAGGCGGAACCGAACACACGCATGGGCTCACGTCGTCGTTGCTGTCTAACATCGCGATACGTTCCGGCGAGATCCTCGAGTCGGTCCTGTCGGCGCGCGCGTTCTCTCGCACAGCCTGA
- a CDS encoding MbtH family protein — protein sequence MSTNPFDDESGTFFVLANDEEQHSLWPSFADVPAGWHVVHGAPDGTDRASCIDYVEQNWTDLRPRSLREAMAADSAAN from the coding sequence TTGTCCACCAATCCTTTCGACGACGAGTCGGGCACGTTCTTCGTGCTCGCCAACGACGAGGAGCAGCATTCCCTGTGGCCGTCGTTTGCCGACGTTCCCGCAGGTTGGCACGTCGTTCACGGCGCCCCCGACGGCACCGACCGCGCGTCCTGCATCGACTACGTCGAGCAGAACTGGACAGACCTCCGCCCGCGGAGCCTGCGCGAGGCCATGGCGGCAGACTCCGCAGCGAACTGA
- a CDS encoding ABC transporter ATP-binding protein encodes MTPTAMIPTGMIPTGFLAGDRPAERGTHVLVDEETTPRRLVLRTMWGANRYTIPAMILVVLHFVGEALVPVIMGLAIDRAVLTQDWDALLRWLLVLAADFALLSFTWRFGDRMAVYGLNVIEHQFRMRVTDRMLDPAGTDGPARLPGTALSIATSDVGRLSRAVLLAVFPVGEMASVVVAGVILLWISWPLGVAVLLGAPAMFWILDRAGAPLRSRTEQQQESVGLAAGTAGDLVAGFRVLKGIGAEGEAAKRYRAASGRARDHAIAAMRTEGAYVALLQTVSSIFIIAVGLAAGVMAVDGQMGLGQLITVVGLTQFIMGPLNAIGTNFGAVWNGAVPSAARVLSVLQAGPGVRAGVEREATGPLEIRGHHGIPDIDVPERGLTVISADQAAARALTAALAREEAPSGSSVRVGGVHINDLELAAGRTVVRVAPHTPHLFEGSVVDNIAAVADNGQAGADQVTRAVFAAACDDVAAVLRDGLDTPVGEAGQMLSGGQRQRVGLARALAAESAFLVLTDPTTAVDSITEATVVERVRAARSDAATIVFTQSPAWVAAADTVVRLDAAAQEANR; translated from the coding sequence ATGACCCCGACTGCGATGATCCCGACTGGGATGATCCCGACTGGGTTCCTTGCGGGGGATCGGCCGGCCGAACGCGGCACGCACGTGCTCGTCGACGAGGAGACGACACCCCGTCGACTTGTGCTTCGCACGATGTGGGGAGCCAACCGCTACACGATTCCGGCGATGATCCTCGTCGTCCTGCACTTCGTCGGCGAAGCGCTGGTGCCGGTCATCATGGGCCTGGCGATCGACCGAGCCGTCCTGACGCAAGACTGGGACGCGCTGTTGAGGTGGCTGCTCGTCCTCGCCGCAGATTTTGCGCTCCTGTCGTTCACGTGGCGTTTCGGCGACCGGATGGCCGTGTACGGGCTCAACGTGATCGAGCACCAGTTTCGGATGCGAGTCACCGACCGCATGCTCGACCCGGCGGGCACCGACGGCCCGGCACGCCTGCCGGGCACCGCGCTGAGCATCGCGACCTCGGACGTCGGACGGCTGTCACGTGCGGTGCTCCTGGCGGTGTTTCCGGTCGGCGAGATGGCGTCCGTTGTCGTTGCCGGCGTGATCCTGCTCTGGATATCGTGGCCGCTTGGGGTCGCCGTCCTGCTCGGCGCGCCAGCGATGTTCTGGATCCTCGACAGGGCAGGAGCCCCGCTGCGCTCCAGGACTGAGCAGCAGCAGGAGTCCGTCGGATTGGCCGCGGGCACCGCGGGTGATCTCGTCGCGGGGTTCCGGGTGCTCAAAGGCATCGGAGCCGAGGGAGAAGCCGCGAAACGATACCGAGCGGCCAGTGGGCGGGCGCGTGACCACGCGATCGCTGCGATGCGGACCGAGGGCGCGTACGTCGCACTTCTGCAGACGGTGTCGTCGATCTTCATCATCGCGGTGGGTCTCGCAGCGGGAGTCATGGCGGTCGACGGGCAGATGGGCCTCGGACAGTTGATCACCGTCGTCGGTCTGACTCAATTCATCATGGGCCCGCTCAACGCGATCGGCACCAACTTCGGCGCCGTGTGGAACGGCGCGGTCCCCAGCGCCGCGCGTGTCCTGTCGGTACTCCAAGCCGGCCCCGGAGTACGCGCCGGTGTTGAACGTGAAGCGACGGGACCACTAGAGATACGCGGCCACCACGGCATCCCCGACATCGACGTTCCGGAGCGAGGGCTCACCGTGATCAGCGCCGACCAGGCCGCTGCGCGCGCGCTCACCGCTGCACTGGCGCGCGAAGAGGCGCCTTCAGGGTCGTCTGTCCGAGTCGGAGGAGTCCACATCAACGACCTCGAGCTGGCCGCCGGTCGCACGGTAGTCCGCGTCGCGCCGCACACTCCGCACCTGTTCGAGGGTTCCGTCGTCGACAACATCGCGGCCGTCGCCGACAACGGTCAAGCGGGCGCCGATCAGGTCACCCGTGCAGTGTTCGCCGCGGCCTGCGACGACGTGGCCGCGGTCCTCCGCGACGGCCTGGACACACCGGTCGGCGAAGCCGGACAGATGCTGTCCGGAGGTCAGCGCCAGCGAGTCGGCTTGGCTCGGGCGTTGGCAGCCGAGTCTGCTTTCCTCGTCCTGACCGATCCGACGACAGCGGTGGACTCGATCACCGAGGCGACAGTCGTCGAACGTGTGCGCGCCGCCCGATCCGACGCCGCGACCATCGTGTTCACCCAATCGCCGGCGTGGGTCGCCGCCGCCGACACCGTTGTCCGACTCGACGCCGCAGCACAGGAGGCCAACAGATGA
- a CDS encoding phosphopantetheine-binding protein, translating into MTASESTLTRERIVDDLAEMLGVGSDELGDDVNVLDMGLDSVRLMSLVERWRAAGAVDVDLVTLAEVPEVGAWVRELTGQV; encoded by the coding sequence ATGACAGCGAGCGAATCGACACTGACACGTGAGCGGATCGTCGACGATCTCGCCGAGATGCTCGGAGTGGGGTCCGACGAACTCGGTGACGACGTCAACGTTCTCGACATGGGGCTCGACTCGGTGCGTCTCATGTCGCTGGTCGAGAGATGGCGAGCAGCCGGGGCCGTCGACGTCGACCTCGTGACACTCGCCGAAGTACCGGAAGTCGGCGCGTGGGTTCGCGAACTGACCGGGCAGGTGTGA
- a CDS encoding ABC transporter ATP-binding protein, giving the protein MSDRPDHVYLPVADWRRTIRRLLTHLGRHKARLAAVVVAMAASGAFGLVTPRLLGSIVDVVATGGDASEVLVRAGLMALAAIACAGCAGIGIAAAATVFEAVLADLREEMLETVLRLPVARVEAAGSGDVLSRATDDVDKVSEAIGKALPALLMAQAGVVVTVIGLAAIDWRFLLVAVVTAPLYVMTARMYIRHAPAVYAAERTAAADRAHHVLGPVQGLPTVRAFDLGRPLSNRIDTHSWAVVRRAMQAVVLQNRLAGRLNLGEFIGMTVILLVGFALVGDGAITVGATTAAMLFFLALFDPIGQVMYVLDDLQSGAAALGRIVGVLDMPRDDVPSDDGRNQDDGSGLVADGVHFGYSVDHQILHNVSVAVRPGEHVALVGMSGAGKSTLATILAGIHPAGRGSVTLGGTPVLDIPDADRARRVALLTQEVHVFSGPLREDLMLARPDADVERIWAALETVGAADWVRGLDAGLDTVVGEHGHQVDAMVAQQLALARIELLDPDVVIVDEATADAGSVGAGVLEESAAAVLAGRSALIIAHRLSQAAVADRIIHLEGGRVVESGPHAQLVASGGRYSDIWRAWANGRGIV; this is encoded by the coding sequence ATGAGCGACCGGCCCGATCACGTCTACCTGCCGGTCGCCGACTGGCGGCGCACCATCCGGCGCCTGCTGACGCATCTCGGTCGGCACAAGGCTCGGTTGGCGGCGGTTGTCGTCGCGATGGCCGCCTCGGGAGCCTTCGGGCTGGTGACGCCACGGCTGCTGGGATCCATCGTCGACGTCGTTGCGACCGGTGGAGACGCTTCGGAGGTGCTCGTTCGTGCGGGGCTGATGGCACTGGCGGCGATCGCCTGCGCAGGTTGCGCGGGAATCGGCATCGCCGCCGCCGCCACCGTCTTCGAAGCGGTGCTTGCCGACCTGCGCGAGGAGATGCTGGAGACCGTTCTGCGACTCCCCGTGGCGCGGGTCGAGGCTGCGGGCAGCGGAGATGTCCTCTCCCGGGCCACCGACGACGTGGACAAGGTGAGCGAAGCGATCGGAAAAGCGCTGCCCGCACTGCTCATGGCGCAAGCGGGCGTGGTCGTCACGGTGATCGGTCTGGCGGCGATCGACTGGCGGTTCCTGCTTGTCGCAGTCGTCACTGCGCCGCTGTACGTGATGACCGCGCGCATGTACATCCGGCATGCACCCGCCGTTTATGCCGCTGAACGCACTGCGGCGGCCGATCGTGCCCACCACGTCCTGGGGCCGGTGCAGGGATTGCCGACGGTCCGCGCCTTCGATCTCGGACGGCCGCTGAGCAACCGGATCGACACGCATTCGTGGGCTGTGGTCCGCCGCGCGATGCAGGCGGTGGTTCTGCAGAACAGGCTGGCGGGACGATTGAATCTCGGTGAGTTCATCGGCATGACCGTGATCCTTCTGGTCGGATTCGCGCTTGTCGGCGACGGCGCGATCACAGTCGGTGCGACAACTGCGGCCATGCTCTTCTTCCTCGCGCTGTTCGACCCGATCGGGCAGGTCATGTACGTGCTCGACGATCTGCAGTCCGGCGCCGCGGCGCTCGGTCGCATCGTCGGGGTTCTAGACATGCCGCGCGACGACGTGCCGTCCGACGACGGTCGAAACCAGGACGACGGCTCGGGCCTCGTCGCCGACGGCGTTCACTTCGGCTACTCGGTCGACCATCAGATCCTCCACAACGTCTCGGTCGCGGTTCGGCCGGGTGAGCACGTTGCGCTGGTCGGCATGTCCGGTGCTGGAAAGAGCACTCTCGCGACGATCCTCGCGGGCATCCACCCCGCGGGACGGGGATCGGTGACGCTCGGAGGGACGCCGGTGCTCGACATCCCGGACGCCGACCGGGCTCGGCGAGTCGCTCTCCTGACTCAAGAGGTCCACGTGTTCTCCGGGCCTCTTCGAGAAGACCTCATGTTGGCTCGACCCGACGCGGACGTCGAACGGATCTGGGCTGCTCTCGAGACCGTCGGCGCAGCGGACTGGGTTCGAGGCTTGGACGCGGGGCTGGACACAGTTGTCGGGGAGCATGGACACCAGGTTGACGCGATGGTGGCGCAGCAACTGGCTCTTGCCCGAATCGAACTGCTCGATCCTGACGTGGTCATCGTCGATGAGGCCACGGCCGATGCGGGCAGCGTCGGCGCGGGTGTACTCGAAGAGTCTGCAGCGGCTGTGCTCGCGGGACGGTCGGCATTGATCATCGCCCACCGCCTCAGCCAGGCCGCCGTGGCAGATCGCATCATTCACCTCGAAGGTGGGCGAGTGGTCGAATCCGGCCCGCATGCGCAACTGGTGGCGTCGGGAGGCCGCTACAGCGACATCTGGCGCGCGTGGGCGAATGGACGCGGCATCGTCTGA
- a CDS encoding AMP-binding protein: MTFTSWPSELAEQYQSEGLWRAETFDDVLTARAADPSIADRTAVVDVDRSWTYRELDLRVGRLAAGFSALGIEPGERVLLQMPNAVGFVETVFALFRLGALPVFGLPAHREAELVGIARAADAVAIIHPRVHERFDHSALAQSVADQVDTVRHLIPIDTLEALHTDPRDHPRSEPSSVAFLQLSGGSTGVPKLIPRTHADYLYSVWRSNEVCGVSRDTVYLVVLPVAHNFPMSSPGILGALYAGGTVVLAPSPAPSAAWPLVHRERATMVGLVPPLARLWTETAERGTTHDISSLETIQVGGARCPDELARRIGPALGVTLQQVFGMAEGLVCYTRLDDPIDVVTRTQGRPMSPLDQLRLVDDDGAPVVTGPGFLEVQGPYTIRGYWNGAAPASFAPDGWYRTGDVVEITDGGDLVVLGRGGDRINRGGEKVSAEQLEEHLLEHPNVRDVIVVAVADEYLGERTCAYVIAADSSEPPSLPMLRAFARDRGLADWKLPDSVVVVDGFPETGVGKVSRRRLRELLTEQNKPRTVAADER, from the coding sequence GTGACCTTCACCAGTTGGCCCTCTGAACTCGCTGAACAGTATCAATCCGAGGGGCTGTGGCGCGCCGAGACGTTCGACGATGTGCTGACCGCGCGTGCAGCAGATCCGTCGATAGCCGACCGTACCGCCGTCGTCGACGTGGATCGTTCGTGGACCTACCGCGAACTAGATCTACGGGTCGGACGCCTCGCCGCAGGATTCTCGGCACTCGGGATCGAACCAGGCGAACGTGTACTGCTCCAGATGCCGAACGCGGTCGGCTTCGTGGAGACCGTGTTCGCACTGTTCCGACTCGGTGCGTTGCCGGTCTTCGGCCTGCCCGCACACCGGGAGGCCGAACTCGTCGGCATCGCGCGCGCCGCGGATGCGGTCGCGATCATTCATCCCCGGGTGCATGAGCGGTTCGATCACTCGGCGCTCGCGCAGTCCGTCGCAGACCAGGTCGACACCGTTCGGCACTTGATTCCGATCGACACCCTCGAAGCCCTGCACACCGACCCGCGTGACCACCCGCGATCAGAGCCCTCGTCCGTCGCGTTCCTGCAGCTCTCGGGAGGCAGCACCGGCGTGCCCAAACTGATTCCCCGCACCCACGCGGACTACCTGTACAGCGTGTGGCGCAGCAATGAGGTGTGCGGCGTGTCGCGCGACACCGTCTACCTCGTCGTGCTGCCTGTCGCACACAACTTCCCGATGTCGTCGCCGGGGATTCTCGGTGCGCTGTACGCGGGCGGGACAGTGGTGCTCGCACCGTCGCCCGCCCCGTCGGCGGCATGGCCGCTTGTGCACCGCGAACGCGCGACGATGGTCGGACTCGTTCCACCACTTGCGCGACTGTGGACCGAAACGGCCGAACGCGGGACGACACACGACATCTCCAGTCTCGAGACTATCCAGGTCGGTGGAGCGCGCTGCCCGGATGAACTCGCTCGTCGGATCGGCCCTGCACTCGGCGTCACTCTGCAGCAGGTGTTCGGCATGGCGGAGGGGCTCGTCTGCTACACCCGGCTCGACGACCCCATCGACGTCGTGACGCGGACACAGGGGCGCCCGATGTCGCCGCTGGACCAGCTGAGACTGGTCGACGACGACGGTGCGCCCGTCGTCACGGGACCGGGCTTCCTCGAGGTTCAGGGGCCGTACACGATCCGCGGGTACTGGAACGGCGCGGCCCCGGCGTCGTTCGCGCCGGACGGCTGGTACCGCACGGGGGACGTCGTCGAGATCACCGATGGGGGCGACCTGGTGGTTCTCGGGCGCGGCGGCGACCGCATCAACCGCGGCGGCGAAAAAGTGTCCGCAGAGCAACTCGAGGAACATCTCCTTGAGCACCCGAACGTACGGGACGTGATCGTTGTGGCCGTCGCCGACGAATACCTCGGCGAGCGGACCTGCGCATATGTGATCGCCGCCGACTCCAGCGAGCCGCCGAGCCTGCCGATGCTCCGCGCGTTCGCGCGTGATCGCGGACTCGCCGACTGGAAGCTGCCCGACAGCGTCGTGGTGGTCGACGGATTCCCGGAGACGGGTGTCGGCAAAGTGAGCAGGCGTCGACTGCGCGAGCTCCTGACCGAACAGAACAAGCCGCGAACGGTCGCGGCGGATGAAAGGTGA
- a CDS encoding isochorismatase family protein, whose translation MPIPSIAPYRIPLGPFPARVEWDLSADRTALLIHDMQEYFIDAYQRDEEPMSTALANMVRIREAAEESGVPVVYTAQPGDQHPARRGILRDFWGTGLVSGRDEQIVPELAPRDGDIQVTKWRYSGFARTDLRQLLAHHGRDQLIVIGVYAHMGCMISATDAFMSDVAPFFAVDAMADFSRDEHEMAATYIAKRAGLVMTTDAIVDALLSSRTRASA comes from the coding sequence ATGCCGATTCCATCCATCGCCCCGTACCGAATCCCGCTCGGCCCCTTCCCCGCTCGTGTGGAATGGGACTTGTCCGCCGACCGGACAGCCCTGCTCATCCACGATATGCAGGAGTACTTCATCGACGCCTACCAGCGAGATGAAGAACCGATGTCGACAGCCTTGGCGAACATGGTCCGCATCCGCGAGGCCGCGGAGGAGTCCGGTGTCCCAGTGGTCTACACGGCCCAACCCGGCGATCAGCACCCCGCTCGGCGCGGCATCCTGCGCGACTTCTGGGGAACGGGCCTCGTGTCCGGGCGTGACGAACAGATCGTTCCCGAGCTCGCGCCACGCGACGGCGACATCCAGGTCACCAAATGGCGCTACTCAGGGTTCGCCCGAACCGATCTGCGCCAACTGCTCGCCCATCACGGACGCGACCAGCTCATCGTGATCGGCGTCTACGCCCACATGGGCTGCATGATCAGTGCGACAGATGCGTTCATGAGCGACGTCGCGCCGTTCTTCGCCGTTGACGCCATGGCCGACTTCAGCCGTGACGAGCACGAGATGGCCGCCACCTACATCGCCAAACGAGCAGGTCTTGTCATGACGACCGACGCGATCGTCGACGCCCTCCTGTCATCTCGGACCCGCGCCAGCGCCTGA
- a CDS encoding methionyl-tRNA formyltransferase produces MRVVTLGYQTWGHRTLSAVLGTDHEVALAVTHPASDHPYEQMWADSVEDLARANGVPVHVATRADQELIDAVVAAEPDVIVANNWRTWLPREIYAAPTHGTLNIHDSLLPRYAGFSPILWALLNRESHVGVTVHRMDEGLDTGPIVAQQAVPVGPTSTTTELVLATMDLIEPLVVRSLSELAAGTLHDTVQAPASMTYFHKRSDLESRIDFTASADDIELLVRAQSDPYPNAHFTFRGARVRVLKAHVSTGRFGGTPGRVTVPYEGGVAVVCGSSRITPEAAIVFETLRLDDGSEVSATDFFGTRGGYIDLG; encoded by the coding sequence ATGCGTGTTGTGACACTGGGCTACCAGACCTGGGGACATCGGACGCTCTCCGCGGTGCTCGGCACCGATCATGAGGTGGCGCTGGCGGTGACTCATCCGGCCAGCGATCACCCTTACGAGCAGATGTGGGCCGACTCCGTGGAGGACCTCGCGCGTGCCAACGGTGTGCCCGTTCACGTGGCGACACGCGCGGACCAGGAGCTGATCGACGCGGTGGTGGCGGCCGAGCCGGACGTGATCGTCGCCAACAACTGGCGGACATGGCTGCCGCGGGAGATCTACGCAGCTCCGACGCACGGCACGCTCAACATCCACGACTCGCTGCTGCCGCGGTACGCGGGCTTCTCGCCGATCCTGTGGGCCCTCCTCAATCGAGAGTCTCATGTCGGGGTGACCGTTCACCGGATGGACGAGGGCTTGGACACCGGACCGATCGTCGCACAGCAGGCGGTTCCCGTCGGTCCGACGAGCACCACGACAGAATTGGTCCTCGCAACGATGGACCTGATCGAGCCCCTTGTGGTCCGTTCACTCTCCGAACTCGCGGCCGGAACCCTGCACGACACCGTCCAGGCCCCGGCGTCGATGACCTACTTCCACAAGCGATCCGACCTCGAGTCCCGAATCGACTTCACGGCGAGCGCCGACGACATCGAACTGCTGGTGCGGGCACAGTCTGATCCGTATCCGAACGCGCACTTCACGTTCCGGGGCGCGCGCGTCCGTGTGCTGAAGGCGCATGTGTCCACGGGCCGATTCGGCGGCACCCCCGGCCGAGTGACCGTGCCCTACGAAGGGGGAGTGGCTGTTGTCTGCGGTTCGTCGCGCATCACGCCCGAAGCCGCCATCGTCTTCGAGACGCTGCGCCTGGACGACGGTTCAGAAGTGTCGGCGACAGATTTCTTCGGCACTCGCGGCGGCTACATCGACCTCGGCTGA